Within Clostridia bacterium, the genomic segment CGTCTCTCGCCAAGCGAAAACGCTCGTTCTGCTGAACGAGATCAGCCGTGAACTCACGTCGATTCTCAATCTCGATCAGCTTTTCAAGCGCATAGGCGACCTGCTCTCGCGTCTCATCGATTACCAGATGTTCTCCATCCTGCTAATCGATCCCAGCGGTACCACGCTTCAGCATCGTTTTTCGCTGCGGTTCAAAGAGAACATTCCGATCAAGCATGACATCCCGCTCGGCAAGGGACTGGTCGGCCACGCAGCCGGCAACAAGATTGGCGTTCTCGCTCCAGATGTCAGCAAAGACCCGCGATACATCAACCTGAATCCCGAGACGCGCTCCGAACTCTGCGTTCCGCTCGTTTACAAGGACAAGGTTATCGGCGTGCTCGATCTCGAACACACACGCCGGGGTTACTTTACGGAAGAGCACATGCGCACCATTACGACGCTGGCCGCGCAGGTCGCCATCTCGATCGAGAACGCAATGCTCTACGAGCGCATCGCCCGCCAGGAGAAGCGCCTGGAGCAGGACCTGGCCCTCGCGCGCGAGTTGCAGATGCGTCTGCTACCACCCTGCTGCCCTGTCTTGGCGAGAACGGAACTAGCGGCCAAGTTCACTCCCGCTCGCGCAATAGGCGGCGACCTTTACGATTTCCTGCAGTACCAGGGCGATGGGGGCCTCACGGCCGTTGCCATCGGCGACGTCAGTGGAAAGGGCGCTCCCGCTGCCATCTACGCAGCCCTCGTAAGCGGCATCCTCCGCTCACATGCAGCCGAGGAACCTGGCCCGGCGGATATGCTCTCGTGCATTAACCTGTCGCTTGCCGAGCGCCCTATCGCGGGCCAGTTCGTGTCGCTGATCTACGCACTCTGGGACGACCGCGAGCGCCTGCTGCGCATCGCCAACTCCGGCCTGCCACGCCCCATTTATTGCCATAATGGGAAGGTGGAACGCATTGAGGCCACCGGTCTTCCGCTGGGTCTCTTCGCGACCGCCGACTACGACGAGTTCACCTTCCACGCGCATCCCGGCGATCTCTTCGTCTTCTTCAGTGACGGCATTCTGGACGCACGCGATCACACTGGCGACATGTTCGGGCGCGAGCGCGTCGAGCGGATCGTTGCGCGGAACTTCGACCGTACGGCGGACGAAGTCGTTACCGCCATCTTTGACGCGGTCAACGAATACGTTGGTGGGGTAGAAGCATTTGACGACCAGACCGTCGTCGCCCTCAAGCTGCGCAAAGCGGCAACCAAGCCCCAGAGCAAGCGAGCGAAGTGAAACAATCCAGCGCCATGACCGAAGGCCGGCCGCCGGCTTTCCCGTATCGCGGCAATGCCGGTTCACGTGCGCGCTCTTTGCACTGTGATTCCGTTGCGCTTGCCCGTCTGGCGGACAAGTTCGGCACACCGCTCTATGTCTATTCGGCGTCCGCCATTCGCGATCGCT encodes:
- a CDS encoding SpoIIE family protein phosphatase; this translates as MESPVLKPAASAVDSLLLEVADVVNATLDLDTLLRRVSELVRRVIDYEIFAILLLNEKTQEMRIRFQVGHPEELAERMRVKVGEGISGVAAQTREPVLVSDVSSNDHYIHTVKGVRSELAIPLITKNRVIGVIDIEASQANYFTEEHSRLLTLIASRIAIGIENARLYTRVSRQAKTLVLLNEISRELTSILNLDQLFKRIGDLLSRLIDYQMFSILLIDPSGTTLQHRFSLRFKENIPIKHDIPLGKGLVGHAAGNKIGVLAPDVSKDPRYINLNPETRSELCVPLVYKDKVIGVLDLEHTRRGYFTEEHMRTITTLAAQVAISIENAMLYERIARQEKRLEQDLALARELQMRLLPPCCPVLARTELAAKFTPARAIGGDLYDFLQYQGDGGLTAVAIGDVSGKGAPAAIYAALVSGILRSHAAEEPGPADMLSCINLSLAERPIAGQFVSLIYALWDDRERLLRIANSGLPRPIYCHNGKVERIEATGLPLGLFATADYDEFTFHAHPGDLFVFFSDGILDARDHTGDMFGRERVERIVARNFDRTADEVVTAIFDAVNEYVGGVEAFDDQTVVALKLRKAATKPQSKRAK